The following proteins come from a genomic window of Maribacter sp. HTCC2170:
- a CDS encoding aspartate carbamoyltransferase catalytic subunit: MSELSVKHLLGIKYLNEKDIQLIFETADHFKEVINRSIKKVPSLRDITIANIFFENSTRTKLSFELAEKRLSADVINFSAGQSSVKKGETLIDTVNNILSMKVDMVVMRHPNPGAGIFLSKHVNASIVNAGDGAHEHPTQALLDSFSIREKLGDVAGKKVVIVGDILHSRVALSNIFALKLQGAEVKVCGPKTLIPKHVESLGVEVETNLRKALDWCDVANMLRIQNERLDISYFPTTREYTQQFGVNKALLDSLDKEIVIMHPGPINRGVEISSDVADSKQSIILNQVENGVAIRMAVIYLLASKIK; encoded by the coding sequence ATGAGCGAACTGAGTGTAAAACACTTACTGGGAATTAAATATCTAAATGAAAAAGATATTCAGCTCATTTTTGAAACCGCCGATCATTTTAAAGAAGTTATCAATCGTTCTATAAAAAAAGTGCCTTCATTGCGTGATATTACGATAGCCAACATTTTTTTTGAAAACAGCACTAGGACCAAACTTTCGTTTGAGTTAGCCGAGAAACGCTTATCGGCAGATGTGATTAATTTTTCAGCTGGGCAATCCTCTGTTAAGAAAGGGGAAACATTGATTGATACAGTAAACAATATTCTCTCCATGAAGGTTGATATGGTTGTGATGCGTCACCCTAATCCTGGAGCAGGAATATTTCTCTCAAAACATGTAAATGCCTCTATTGTAAATGCTGGGGACGGGGCACATGAACACCCAACACAGGCTTTATTGGATTCTTTTTCCATACGTGAGAAATTAGGTGATGTTGCAGGTAAAAAAGTTGTGATTGTTGGTGATATATTACATTCACGTGTGGCTTTGTCAAATATATTTGCCTTAAAACTTCAAGGAGCCGAAGTAAAAGTATGTGGACCTAAAACCCTGATTCCAAAACATGTTGAATCCCTAGGGGTAGAAGTTGAAACAAACTTACGGAAAGCTTTGGATTGGTGCGATGTCGCCAATATGTTGAGAATCCAAAATGAACGGTTGGATATCAGTTATTTTCCAACGACAAGAGAGTATACCCAGCAATTTGGAGTAAATAAAGCCCTTCTTGACTCCTTGGACAAAGAAATCGTAATCATGCACCCAGGGCCAATAAATAGGGGAGTAGAGATTAGTAGTGATGTTGCGGACTCTAAGCAATCCATTATTTTGAACCAAGTGGAAAATGGGGTAGCAATTCGTATGGCCGTTATCTATTTACTCGCTTCGAAAATAAAATAA
- a CDS encoding DUF4907 domain-containing protein yields MRKIVSITVISFLLFFAFYDFIKPLYKQEINGSGYHSKVFKLDCGYGYQILHNKKVLIKQEYIPAIQEKKSFSSYEDAELVGKFVSDKFLKGESPVITIDELNNLDIVTLGEQ; encoded by the coding sequence ATGAGGAAGATTGTTAGTATTACAGTTATATCATTTTTGCTTTTTTTTGCTTTTTATGACTTTATAAAACCATTGTATAAACAAGAAATTAACGGCTCGGGGTACCACTCCAAAGTATTTAAATTGGATTGTGGGTATGGCTATCAAATTCTTCATAATAAAAAAGTACTAATAAAGCAGGAGTATATTCCTGCAATTCAAGAAAAAAAATCTTTTTCGTCATACGAAGATGCGGAACTTGTTGGGAAATTCGTCAGCGATAAGTTTTTAAAAGGGGAAAGCCCAGTAATTACTATTGATGAATTGAACAATTTAGATATTGTTACATTGGGGGAACAATAA
- a CDS encoding ribonuclease Z: protein MKLNILGCYAATPRTLTNPTSQVLEIKNHMFLIDCGEGTQVQLRKNKIKFSRINHIFISHLHGDHFFGLPGLISTFRLLGREKEVHVYGPKGIKEAITLLLKLGDSWTNYPLRFHELTSKGPELIFEDEKVTVETIPLNHRVYTNGFLFKEKLGERKLNVEAVAKYKIDKCYFQNIKNGKDIKSDDGTFIPNAELTFDPTKPKSYAYCSDTGYYPKIVEQIKKVDVLYHESTFLESESHLSPKTKHATAKEAATIAKKADVGTLILGHYSTRYKSIELFKDEAETIFENVELANDGKVFDF from the coding sequence GTGAAATTAAATATTCTTGGTTGTTATGCTGCGACACCACGTACCCTGACCAATCCAACTTCACAAGTGCTGGAGATTAAAAACCATATGTTTTTAATAGACTGTGGAGAAGGCACTCAAGTACAACTTCGAAAAAACAAGATAAAATTTTCGCGGATCAATCATATATTCATTTCTCATTTGCATGGCGACCATTTTTTTGGATTACCGGGGTTAATATCAACTTTTCGCTTATTGGGAAGAGAAAAAGAAGTGCATGTTTATGGGCCTAAGGGCATAAAGGAAGCAATTACTTTACTATTGAAATTAGGAGATTCTTGGACTAATTATCCTTTAAGATTTCATGAGTTAACATCGAAAGGCCCTGAACTGATATTTGAAGATGAAAAAGTCACGGTTGAGACTATTCCTTTGAATCATCGCGTGTATACCAATGGTTTTTTATTTAAAGAAAAATTGGGGGAACGCAAATTGAATGTTGAAGCGGTTGCAAAGTACAAGATTGATAAATGCTATTTTCAAAACATTAAAAACGGTAAGGATATTAAATCGGATGACGGGACATTCATACCAAATGCTGAGCTAACTTTTGACCCAACTAAGCCAAAGAGTTATGCCTATTGTAGTGATACAGGATATTATCCAAAAATTGTTGAACAAATTAAAAAGGTAGATGTACTATATCATGAATCAACTTTTTTGGAATCGGAATCCCATCTATCTCCAAAAACAAAGCACGCAACGGCAAAAGAGGCCGCGACCATAGCAAAAAAAGCAGATGTGGGTACGTTGATTCTTGGTCATTACTCAACACGTTATAAATCGATAGAACTTTTTAAAGACGAGGCCGAAACAATCTTCGAAAATGTAGAACTCGCGAATGACGGTAAGGTTTTTGATTTTTAG
- a CDS encoding sensor histidine kinase: MFLKKQYIRQALVHLVLWSSFFGLLMYPFVAQLRPMPSDFPVRLLATMALYYFNYFYLLPKLLLKKKTLIYIVISLLIIVVISLLIRFWFPWEFPRQLPYKASKRFYGPLARQLVVSLVTFVIPFIISVVLRIYVEWRRNDDLRKIVENEKIYSELQFLKTQLKPHFLFNSLNAIYSLSVKKSPDTSEAIINLSELMRYMLYEADKDFVPLVKELEYIQNYVQLQRLRLSDSENVTLKISGEDRGRIIPPLLFISFIENAFKYGTDYKGKTNVKINLLIAEESIHLTILNKIGTFKKKTESSGVGLENVRNRLKLLYPDSHKLNVKNDGETYLVDLVLNIGQRNIQI; encoded by the coding sequence ATGTTTTTAAAAAAACAATATATTCGACAAGCTTTGGTCCACTTGGTCTTATGGTCCTCTTTTTTTGGGTTGCTCATGTATCCATTTGTTGCTCAGCTAAGACCTATGCCATCAGATTTCCCCGTTAGGCTTTTGGCTACAATGGCTCTGTATTACTTTAATTATTTTTATCTCCTACCCAAACTGCTTCTAAAAAAGAAAACATTGATCTACATCGTCATTTCGTTGTTGATCATTGTTGTCATTTCATTACTGATACGGTTTTGGTTTCCGTGGGAGTTTCCGAGACAACTCCCGTATAAGGCTTCAAAGAGATTTTATGGCCCACTTGCAAGACAACTTGTTGTTTCCTTGGTCACTTTTGTTATTCCTTTTATCATTAGTGTTGTACTTCGAATTTATGTGGAGTGGAGAAGAAATGATGATTTACGGAAAATAGTGGAAAACGAAAAAATCTATTCGGAGCTTCAATTTTTGAAAACACAATTGAAACCACATTTTCTGTTCAACTCATTGAATGCAATCTATTCATTATCAGTTAAAAAATCACCTGACACATCTGAAGCAATAATCAACTTGTCAGAGTTAATGCGCTATATGTTATATGAGGCTGATAAGGATTTCGTGCCGTTGGTTAAAGAACTTGAGTATATCCAAAATTATGTTCAATTGCAGCGATTAAGATTATCCGATAGTGAAAATGTCACTTTGAAGATTTCAGGAGAAGACAGGGGAAGGATTATTCCACCGTTGCTTTTTATTTCTTTTATAGAAAATGCCTTTAAATACGGAACAGATTACAAAGGCAAGACTAATGTTAAAATAAACCTTTTAATCGCAGAGGAGTCTATACATCTAACTATCTTGAATAAGATTGGAACTTTCAAGAAGAAAACGGAAAGTTCTGGAGTTGGATTGGAAAATGTGAGAAATAGATTGAAGTTATTATATCCTGATTCCCATAAATTAAACGTTAAAAATGATGGGGAAACCTATTTGGTAGACCTGGTACTTAATATAGGTCAAAGAAACATCCAAATCTGA
- a CDS encoding Kelch repeat-containing protein, translated as MKQIVNGFKIVSIFAISISFIVSCSNDNDDDDEDIGNWIDRSVFDGSPRSGISGFTIDNIGYMGVGYDGDDYLTSFWSYDMEGDYWSQKADFPGVARNAAASFEINGKGYLGSGYDGLNELNDFYSYDPSSNTWIEVTAFPSTPRRSAVAFGINGFGYFGTGFDGENDRKDFWKYDPSTDSWTELVGFGGDKRRAATTFTIGDRVYLGTGVSNGSYLEDFWVFEAATESWSKKSDLDEEDDYQIIRSNAVGFTLNGYGYYACGEINGPTNSVWEYDPSSDTWEVKTNFEGATRQDAIAFSNSNRAFIGLGRTGSLYLDDLDEFFPMDEYDDED; from the coding sequence ATGAAGCAAATAGTGAATGGTTTTAAAATAGTGTCGATTTTCGCTATATCGATTTCTTTTATTGTCAGTTGTTCAAATGATAATGATGATGATGATGAGGATATAGGTAATTGGATAGATAGGTCCGTTTTTGATGGAAGCCCAAGGAGCGGCATCTCTGGGTTTACTATTGACAACATAGGGTATATGGGCGTGGGATATGACGGGGATGACTATCTAACTTCTTTTTGGTCTTATGACATGGAGGGAGATTATTGGTCGCAAAAAGCCGATTTTCCTGGCGTAGCTAGAAATGCCGCGGCTAGTTTTGAGATTAATGGAAAAGGTTATTTAGGTTCTGGCTACGACGGGTTAAATGAACTTAATGATTTTTATTCGTACGACCCAAGTTCCAATACTTGGATTGAGGTTACCGCATTCCCCTCAACTCCAAGAAGAAGTGCAGTTGCATTTGGAATTAATGGATTTGGTTATTTTGGAACTGGTTTTGATGGGGAGAATGATCGTAAGGACTTTTGGAAGTATGACCCAAGCACAGATAGTTGGACTGAGTTAGTTGGTTTTGGTGGTGACAAAAGAAGGGCGGCCACGACTTTTACTATAGGAGACAGAGTATATTTGGGAACAGGAGTTTCCAATGGTAGTTATTTGGAGGATTTTTGGGTTTTTGAGGCTGCAACAGAGAGTTGGTCCAAAAAATCAGATCTTGATGAAGAGGATGACTATCAGATTATTAGAAGTAATGCCGTAGGTTTCACGTTGAACGGCTACGGTTATTATGCTTGTGGCGAGATTAATGGCCCTACAAATTCTGTTTGGGAGTATGATCCATCTTCTGATACCTGGGAAGTGAAAACAAATTTTGAGGGGGCAACACGTCAAGATGCTATTGCATTTTCTAACTCAAATAGAGCATTTATTGGGCTTGGAAGAACCGGAAGTTTGTACTTGGATGATTTGGATGAGTTCTTTCCAATGGATGAATATGACGATGAAGATTAA
- a CDS encoding LytR/AlgR family response regulator transcription factor, translating to MKCIIIDDEPLAIDLLLDYCEKIDFLDVKGTFTNPLDAITVISEKKVDLIFCDIEMPQINGIEFISSLETRPLFIFTTAYSQYAVEGFNLNAVDYLVKPIPQHRFIKAVSRAKELLNSKKEPVEANVFSSHGETNEAQKFIFVKAEYESIKINLDDIKYIQGLKDYLKIHIVNTNKTILTLMNFKEILEKLPSNQFLRVHKSFIVNVSFIDTIQRNRIVIEDVRIPIGESHKADFYAVLGLK from the coding sequence ATGAAATGTATTATAATAGACGATGAGCCTTTGGCTATAGACCTTTTGCTGGATTATTGTGAAAAAATAGATTTTTTAGATGTGAAAGGAACTTTCACAAACCCTTTGGATGCGATTACTGTGATATCAGAAAAGAAGGTGGATTTAATCTTTTGTGATATTGAAATGCCACAAATCAATGGCATCGAATTCATTAGTTCTTTGGAAACTCGTCCGTTATTTATTTTTACCACCGCTTATTCCCAATATGCCGTTGAGGGGTTCAACCTAAACGCAGTAGATTATTTGGTAAAACCTATACCACAGCATCGTTTTATTAAAGCCGTTTCTCGTGCTAAAGAACTTTTAAATAGCAAGAAAGAACCAGTTGAAGCCAATGTTTTTTCTTCCCATGGTGAAACCAACGAAGCACAAAAATTCATCTTCGTTAAGGCAGAATATGAAAGTATTAAAATAAATTTAGATGATATTAAATACATCCAAGGTTTAAAAGATTATTTAAAGATTCATATTGTCAACACCAATAAAACCATTCTTACATTAATGAACTTCAAGGAGATTTTGGAAAAACTTCCTTCAAACCAATTCCTGAGAGTTCATAAATCCTTTATAGTGAATGTTAGTTTCATCGATACTATCCAAAGAAATAGAATTGTAATTGAAGATGTTAGGATACCTATAGGGGAAAGCCATAAAGCTGATTTTTATGCTGTATTGGGACTTAAATAA
- the pdxH gene encoding pyridoxamine 5'-phosphate oxidase: MDKDLGSYRKSYEKSALTEGAISDNPMELFQKWFYEVEKSNTVDETNTMTISTIGLDGYPKNRVVLLKKYTYEGFIFYTNYESEKGKAIDVNSNVCLSFFWHSMERQVIIKGTAEKISKNLSDGYFESRPDGSKLGAIVSDQSEVIASRKVLEEKLKTLEDKFRGKEIPRPEYWGGYLVRPVSIEFWQGRPNRLHDRIRYSLQKDYDWKIERLAP, from the coding sequence ATGGACAAAGATTTAGGTAGCTATAGAAAATCATATGAAAAAAGTGCCTTGACCGAGGGGGCGATTTCTGACAACCCTATGGAGTTGTTTCAGAAATGGTTTTATGAAGTTGAGAAATCCAATACGGTTGACGAGACCAACACCATGACCATATCGACCATAGGTTTGGATGGCTACCCGAAAAACCGCGTAGTGCTTCTTAAAAAGTATACTTATGAGGGTTTTATATTTTATACCAATTATGAGAGCGAAAAAGGTAAAGCGATTGATGTGAACTCCAACGTTTGCCTTTCTTTTTTTTGGCATTCAATGGAACGTCAAGTGATTATCAAAGGAACAGCAGAAAAAATTTCTAAAAATTTATCAGATGGCTACTTTGAATCTCGTCCCGATGGAAGCAAATTAGGTGCCATTGTTTCTGACCAAAGTGAGGTTATTGCTTCAAGAAAAGTGTTGGAGGAGAAATTAAAAACTTTAGAAGACAAATTTAGGGGGAAAGAAATACCCAGACCTGAATATTGGGGAGGTTATTTGGTGCGACCAGTTTCTATTGAGTTTTGGCAAGGCCGCCCAAATCGATTGCATGATAGAATTCGCTATTCTTTGCAAAAAGATTACGATTGGAAAATAGAGCGTTTGGCTCCTTAA
- the pyrR gene encoding bifunctional pyr operon transcriptional regulator/uracil phosphoribosyltransferase PyrR — MSQKVLLSSKEINIILHRLACQLLENHLDFSDTVLIGIQPRGTFVAERLTKILREEYGVKHIDIGFLDITFYRDDFRRGDKTLAATQTKIDFLVEDKKVVLIDDVLYTGRSIRAALTAIQSFGRPKEIELLTLIDRRFSRHLPIQPNYRGRQVDAINEEKVKVMWEENDGKDVIYLINK, encoded by the coding sequence ATGAGTCAAAAAGTACTACTCTCCTCGAAAGAAATAAATATTATCCTTCATCGATTGGCTTGCCAACTTCTTGAGAATCATCTTGATTTTTCTGATACAGTATTGATTGGTATTCAGCCAAGAGGAACATTTGTTGCCGAAAGACTAACCAAAATTCTTCGTGAGGAATATGGAGTAAAGCATATTGACATAGGCTTTTTGGATATTACATTTTACAGGGATGATTTTAGACGAGGGGATAAGACGCTGGCAGCAACTCAAACAAAAATCGATTTTTTGGTTGAAGACAAGAAAGTTGTCTTGATCGATGACGTATTATATACGGGTAGAAGTATTAGGGCCGCTTTAACGGCAATTCAATCTTTTGGGAGGCCTAAAGAAATTGAATTATTGACCTTAATCGATAGACGGTTTAGCAGACACTTGCCTATTCAACCCAATTATCGAGGAAGACAGGTTGATGCTATTAACGAAGAAAAGGTGAAGGTAATGTGGGAAGAAAATGATGGCAAAGACGTAATCTATTTGATAAATAAATAA